The following are from one region of the Gossypium hirsutum isolate 1008001.06 chromosome D03, Gossypium_hirsutum_v2.1, whole genome shotgun sequence genome:
- the LOC107932368 gene encoding O-fucosyltransferase 30, whose translation MFNLNKPIPTPKLWGKKKSQQRRSPFFFLSLFLLSLIFLFFLTFTSIPKSLFSSSSSKTTALSLQFPHCEIRISGENFLWYAPHSGISNQLSEFKNAVLMAGILNRTLIIPPILSHHAIALGSCPKFRVQSPKEIRVSVWDHVIELITSGRYVSMADIIDISSVLSSSHVRAIDFRVFVSSWCGLDLDLACAKEPNTQPTYLVDSLKQCGLLLSGVDGNIDRCLFSVDDDCRTTVWTYGNDEADGALDSFQPNEQLKKKKKISYVRRRRDVYKTLGPGSKADSATVLAFGTLFTAPYKGSELYIDIQKAPRDSNIQSLIKKIKFLPFVPEIISAGKQFAVQTVKAPFLCAQLRLLDGQFKNHWEATFSDLKQKLDSVSQTVSRPIHVFVMTDLPRGNWTGNYLGDLAKDSTNFKLYFMNEEDSLVMETAKKLALAGHGLRFGSSLGGIESTDTVAKLQKHCAPHILPDILLFIEETICSCGSLGFFGTAGSTIADNIEIMRKFSSCSNQREDHKMM comes from the exons ATGTTTAATCTCAACAAACCAATCCCCACTCCGAAACTATGGGGCAAAAAGAAATCCCAACAACGCAGAtctcctttctttttcctctcaCTTTTCCTCCTTTCCCTcatctttctcttcttccttACTTTCACTTCTATCCCCAAATCCCTTTTCTCATCATCCTCTTCAAAAACCACAGCCCTTTCCCTTCAATTCCCACATTGCGAAATTCGAATCTCAGGGGAAAATTTCTTATGGTACGCCCCTCATAGTGGGATCAGTAACCAGCTTTCTGAGTTCAAGAATGCAGTTCTAATGGCTGGGATTTTGAACCGTACTTTGATTATCCCTCCTATTCTTTCTCACCATGCAATTGCACTCGGTAGCTGCCCTAAGTTTAGGGTTCAAAGCCCTAAAGAGATCCGTGTTTCGGTTTGGGATCATGTTATTGAGCTCATTACAAGTGGGAG GTATGTTTCCATGGCTGATATCATTGATATATCTTCGGTACTGTCATCTTCACATGTTCGAGCCATAGATTTCCGGGTTTTTGTGTCCTCGTGGTGTGGTTTGGACTTGGATTTGGCTTGCGCCAAAGAACCAAACACACAACCGACATATTTGGTTGATAGCCTAAAGCAATGTGGCTTATTGCTATCAGGGGTTGATGGTAATATAGATCGATGTCTATTTTCCGTAGATGATGATTGTAGAACAACAGTTTGGACATACGGGAATGACGAAGCGGATGGAGCTTTGGATTCATTCCAACCCAACGAACAActcaagaagaaaaagaagatttCGTATGTTAGAAGACGTAGAGACGTGTATAAGACACTTGGACCTGGCAGCAAAGCCGATTCGGCCACTGTTCTAGCATTCGGAACCCTTTTTACAGCCCCATATAAAGGTTCTGAGCTCTACATCGATATCCAAAAAGCACCGAGAGATTCAAATATACAATCTTTAATAAAAAAGATCAAATTCCTTCCGTTTGTCCCCGAAATTATATCCGCGGGAAAACAGTTTGCGGTTCAGACCGTAAAGGCTCCGTTTCTCTGTGCACAACTTAGATTGCTAGATGGACAGTTCAAGAACCATTGGGAAGCTACATTttcggatttgaaacaaaaactaGATTCAGTAAGCCAGACGGTGTCTCGACCGATTCATGTTTTCGTGATGACTGATCTCCCTCGAGGCAATTGGACCGGAAACTACCTGGGtgatttggctaaggattcaacCAATTTTAAGCTCTATTTTATGAACGAAGAAGATTCGTTGGTGATGGAAACGGCAAAGAAACTAGCACTTGCCGGACATGGCCTAAGGTTCGGGTCCAGTCTTGGCGGTATCGAGTCTACTGACACGGTGGCTAAGTTGCAGAAGCATTGTGCTCCTCATATATTACCTGATATACTTCTATTTATAGAAGAAACAATTTGCAGCTGTGGTTCACTTGGTTTTTTTGGAACTGCTGGTTCAACAATAGCAGATAATATTGAGATTATGAGAAAATTTAGTTCATGTTCAAATCAACGAGAGGATCACAAAATGatgtaa
- the LOC107932369 gene encoding transcription factor MYBS3, translating to MTRRCSHCSHNGHNSRTCPNRGFKLFGVRLTDGLIRKSASMGNLSQYSGLNSGMHNGNGSGEPGDGPDHADGYASEDFVPGSSSSNRERKRGIPWTEEEHRMFLLGLQKLGKGDWRGISRNYVISRTPTQVASHAQKYFIRQSNVSRRKRRSSLFDIVTDESSDILMVSHDSFSVNPSEAKAQSNDHLPIPPALDEEDETMDTDKSNDGENIHIPPKPETSQPHFPALYPAYFPPFFPFSLSYWMGYNTEPTKENTHEVVKPMAVHSKIPINVDELVGMSKLSLGESIGGNGPSSVSLKLDGSSRQSAFHANPVPGNSRMNSSGSPIHAN from the exons ATGACTCGTCGCTGCTCGCATTGTAGCCACAACGGGCATAACTCTCGGACATGCCCGAACCGAGGGTTTAAGCTGTTCGGAGTCCGGTTAACTGACGGGTTGATCCGGAAGAGTGCCAGTATGGGGAATTTAAGCCAATATTCCGGGTTGAATTCTGGGATGCATAACGGGAATGGGTCGGGTGAACCCGGTGATGGTCCGGATCATGCAGACGGTTATGCTTCTGAGGATTTTGTACCCGGGTCGTCGTCTTCCAATCGTGAAAGGAAAAGAG GTATTCCTTGGACGGAAGAAGAGCATCGGATGTTTCTACTTGGATTGCAGAAGCTTGGAAAAGGTGATTGGCGTGGAATATCGCGCAATTATGTTATTTCGAGGACTCCTACTCAAGTAGCTAGCCATGCTCAGAAATATTTCATCCGACAATCGAATGTTTCTAGGAGAAAAAGACGATCCAGCCTCTTTGATATTGTAACTGATGAA TCGAGTGACATTCTGATGGTATCACATGATTCATTCTCGGTAAACCCTTCAGAAGCCAAAGCACAGAGCAACGACCATTTGCCTATTCCTCCTGCATTGGACGAAGAAGACGAAACAATGGATACCGACAAATCAAATGATGGTGAAAACATTCACATTCCTCCGAAACCAGAGACCTCACAACCTCATTTCCCGGCACTATATCCTGCTTACTTCCCACCATTCTTTCCGTTCTCACTTTCATATTGGATGGGTTACAATACTGAACCAACCAAGGAAAACACACATGAAGTGGTTAAGCCAATGGCTGTACATTCGAAGATCCCGATCAATGTTGATGAACTGGTCGGCATGTCTAAATTGAGTTTGGGAGAATCAATTGGTGGTAATGGCCCTTCTTCCGTTTCGTTAAAACTTGACGGTTCGTCGAGGCAATCTGCATTCCATGCCAACCCTGTTCCGGGTAATTCGAGAATGAATTCGAGTGGGAGCCCAATCCATGCAAATTAA